The following proteins come from a genomic window of Scomber japonicus isolate fScoJap1 chromosome 4, fScoJap1.pri, whole genome shotgun sequence:
- the opn7d gene encoding opsin 7, group member d encodes MGNASDTSAVFASTISKEHDIFMGSLYSIFCVLSLMGNCILLLVAYHKRSTLKPAEFFIINLSISDLGMTLSLFPLAIPSAFSHRWLFGEIVCQLYAMCGVLFGLCSLTNLTALSLVCCLKVCSPNHGNKFSSSHARLLVAGVWCYASVFAVGPLAQWGQYSAEPYGTACCIDWHAPNHELSALSYIVCLFVFCYALPCTVIFLSYTFILLTVRGSRQAVQQHVSPQTKTTNAHALIVKLSVAVCIGFLVAWTPYAVVAMWAAFGDATRVPPAAFALAAIFAKSSTIYNPMVYLLCKPNFRECLYRDTSMLRQRIYRGSPQSDPKEHFRYTSQRNTDKSASTRFSNGQQESYGTCLHCADNAALCHTTTPQRTACILTGSNYKEVTVSQLSAKPEAGLL; translated from the exons ATGGGAAATGCTTCAGACACATCTGCTGTGTTTGCCTCCACCATCTCCAAGGAGCACGACATCTTCATGGGTTCACTCTACAGCATATTTT GTGTACTGTCCCTCATGGGCAACTGCATTCTGCTACTTGTTGCATATCACAAGCGGTCGACCTTGAAGCCGGCAGAGTTCTTTATCATCAATCTCTCCATCAGTGACCTTGGGATGACGCTCTCTTTATTCCCACTGGCAATACCATCAGCTTTTTCACACAG GTGGCTGTTTGGAGAAATTGTCTGTCAGCTCTATGCAATGTGTGGAGTGCTGTTTGGTCTATGCAGCCTGACTAACCTCACAGCCCTCTCCTTAGTGTGCTGCCTTAAAGTCTGCTCCCCCAATCATG GTAACAAGTTCTCCTCGTCACATGCCCGCCTCCTGGTGGCTGGAGTGTGGTGTTACGCATCCGTGTTTGCTGTAGGCCCCTTGGCACAGTGGGGACAGTACAGTGCTGAACCTTACGGCACAGCCTGCTGCATCGACTGGCATGCACCCAACCACGAGCTTTCAGCTTTGTCTTACATTGTctgcctttttgtcttttgctaTGCACTGCCCTGCACCGTCATTTTCCTCTCCTACACTTTCATTCTGCTGACAGTGCGGGGGTCACGTCAGGCCGTCCAGCAGCATGTGTCACCGCAGACCAAGACCACTAATGCACACGCTCTCATTGTCAAG CTCTCAGTAGCAGTGTGTATAGGCTTCCTGGTGGCCTGGACCCCATACGCTGTTGTGGCCATGTGGGCGGCTTTCGGAGATGCCACACGGGTTCCTCCTGCTGCATTTGCCCTGGCGGCCATTTTTGCCAAGTCTTCAACAATCTACAACCCAATGGTTTACCTGCTGTGCAAGCCCAACTTTCGCGAGTGCCTCTACAGAGACACATCTATGTTACGACAGAGGATCTACAGAGGGAGTCCACAGTCAGATCCAAAGGAACATTTCAGATACACCTCCCAACGCAACACGGACAAGAGCGCTTCCACACGTTTCTCAAATGGACAGCAGGAGAGCTATGGGACGTGTCTGCACTGCGCTGACAATGCAGCGCTGTGTCATACGACGACACCCCAAAGGACTGCGTGCATCCTGACTGGATCCAACTACAAAGAGGTGACAGTTAGCCAGCTGTCGGCCAAACCAGAGGCTGGTTTACTCTAG